The following proteins are encoded in a genomic region of Primulina huaijiensis isolate GDHJ02 chromosome 3, ASM1229523v2, whole genome shotgun sequence:
- the LOC140972879 gene encoding protein LEO1 homolog, whose translation MVGEEKRHQMMQNLFGDQSEEEEEEEEIESEHESNRQPDYVSDEVDGIPKGGGEGQGEAEIESEGEPQDLDRLHTESEGERDQSSQEVELGNQKEESEDRYSESDEKEQYGQRGVTSRRRDAVDSGSERSAENHFAANEDDEENMAQSPRSLGDEKSDQFLHSAPEIRDVFGDSEDEEQAEYEVRNQIEEGNLSPVDEEENYEGELRPEDMIPDEDAPYDSEEDHTDAKPKEKPVGPPLELEIPLRHPPAESDKMNMIKVSNIMGIDYKPFDPKTFVEEDFYETDDSGSRKRIRLENNVVRWRKFKKPDGSLSMESNARFVEWSDGSLQLLIGNEVLDISKQDAQHEQAHLFLRHGKGILQSQGSISSKMRSMPSSLSSNSHRLLTALVDSRHKKVYKVKNCITEIDPEREKEQKEKAVSQSIKASELLNRKKEKVNRKYTQPARRERQLSPGFLEDALDEEDGRDYYDSRKHRRFEEDLELEARAEKRIINAKKGPKGIPHKSAFPAAKSSRRPVDFSESEKEESEYETEGEEDEDSPLHRRGEEAEQDYAEEEEEHEQGEEEENYVESEEEAEEAEQVNGSGGSLKRKDIESEEDSPPRKATTHRRMKMVYDSDEE comes from the exons ATGGTGGGCGAAGAGAAGCGGCATCAGATGATGCAAAACCTGTTCGGTGACCAgtcagaagaagaggaagaagaggAGGAGATCGAATCCGAGCACGAATCTAATCGACAGCCTGATTATGTTTCC GATGAAGTAGACGGAATACCTAAAGGCGGAGGTGAAGGCCAGGGGGAGGCAGAAATTGAGAGTGAGGGTGAACCTCAAGATCTTGATCGTTTACATACAGAGAGTGAGGGTGAGAGAGACCAGAGCTCTCAAGAAGTTGAACTAGGCAATCAAAAGGAAGAAAGTGAAGATCGGTATTCGGAGAGCGATGAAAAGGAGCAATATGGCCAACGAGGTGTAACAAGCAGAAGACGTGATGCAGTTGATAGTGGATCAGAAAGATCTGCAGAGAATCATTTTGCTGCTAATGAGGACGATGAAGAGAATATGGCCCAGAGTCCCAG ATCACTTGGTGACGAGAAAAGTGATCAATTTTTACACTCTGCACCAGAGATACGTGATGTTTTTGGGGACTCTGAAGACGAAGAACAAGCAGAATATGAAGTTCGGAATCAGATTGAAGAAGGAAAT CTATCACCTGTGGACGAAGAGGAAAATTATGAGGGAGAGCTTAGGCCGGAGGATATGATACCTGATGAAGATGCACCATATGATTCTGAAGAGGATCATACCGATGCTAAACCTAAGGAAAAACCGGTTGGCCCCCCACTGGAGTTGGAGATTCCTCTACGCCATCCTCCAGCAGAATCAGACAAG ATGAATATGATCAAAGTCTCAAATATTATGGGCATAGATTATAAACCTTTTGATCCCAAAACATTTGTTGAAGAAGATTTTTACGAGACTGATGATTCAGGATCGAGAAAGAGGATACGTTTGGAAAATAATGTTGTTCGTTGGAGGAAGTTCAAAAAACCTGATGGCTCCTTATCT ATGGAAAGCAATGCTAGATTTGTGGAGTGGTCAGATGGCAGCCTACAGTTGCTTATTGGAAATGAAGTGCTTGATATATCTAAGCAGGATGCTCAACACGAACAAGCACATCTTTTCCTTAGGCATGGAAAG GGCATTCTCCAATCCCAGGGGAGTATTTCATCAAAAATGAGGTCTATGCCTTCATCGTTATCCTCTAATTCTCATCGTTTATTGACTGCTCTCGTTGATTCGAGACACAAAAAGGTTTACAAAGTCAAGAACTGCATCACTGAGATTGATCCAGAGAGGGAGAAGGAGCAAAAAGAGAAG GCCGTTAGTCAATCAATCAAAGCTAGTGAACTTCTTAACCGGAAGAAGGAGAAGGTGAATCGTAAATATACACAACCTGCCCGCAGGGAACGTCAACTTTCACCTGGTTTTCTGGAGGATGCACTTGATGAG GAGGACGGACGAGATTATTATGATTCAAGGAAACACCGTCGCTTTGAGGAAGACCTTGAATTGGAAGCACGTGCAGAGAAGCGCATTATAAATGCTAAGAAG GGCCCAAAAGGTATACCTCATAAGTCGGCATTTCCAGCTGCTAAATCATCTCGACGACCAGTGGATTTCTCTGAAAGTGAGAAGGAGGAATCTGAGTATGAGACTGAAGGGGAAGAAGATGAAGATTCTCCATTACATAGAAGGGGTGAAGAAGCAGAACAGGATTATGccgaagaagaggaagaacatGAACAAGGAGAGGAGGAAGAGAATTACGTTGAATCCGAAGAAGAGGCTGAG